A genomic stretch from Bradyrhizobium sp. 195 includes:
- a CDS encoding 5-bromo-4-chloroindolyl phosphate hydrolysis family protein, whose amino-acid sequence MAAMPSGLGWIAGGVAAAVLLPSLAIGLAMPFWIALTISAVAGGGIVVALAPRNRFAALEASGVARGKIEFANELLAEAEPLAEQMDYAASAIRSRAVADRIRHLVQIARDIFAAIERDPLRLDRVRRFLTYYLPRAAEIADAYRALEKSPVPDTARLAATGAMIDRLDGAFTRYAANLQDADLDKLDIELKLLKSSLDEDIGPAAPVETKRGTS is encoded by the coding sequence ATGGCCGCGATGCCGTCCGGGCTTGGCTGGATCGCGGGTGGCGTGGCAGCAGCAGTGCTGCTGCCGTCGCTCGCGATCGGGCTCGCCATGCCGTTCTGGATCGCGCTTACGATCAGCGCGGTCGCCGGTGGCGGCATTGTCGTGGCACTTGCGCCAAGAAACCGGTTCGCCGCGCTGGAGGCCAGCGGCGTCGCGCGCGGCAAGATCGAGTTCGCGAACGAGCTGCTGGCCGAGGCCGAGCCGCTTGCGGAACAGATGGACTATGCCGCGTCGGCGATCCGAAGCCGCGCGGTCGCCGATCGCATCCGTCATCTGGTACAAATCGCCCGTGACATTTTCGCCGCCATCGAGCGCGATCCGCTGCGGCTCGACCGGGTGCGCCGATTCCTGACCTACTATTTGCCGCGCGCGGCCGAGATTGCCGACGCCTATCGCGCGCTGGAGAAGAGCCCGGTGCCCGACACGGCGCGACTGGCCGCTACAGGTGCCATGATCGATCGGCTCGATGGCGCCTTCACCCGCTATGCCGCCAATCTCCAGGACGCCGACCTCGACAAGCTGGACATCGAGCTGAAGCTGTTGAAAAGCTCGCTCGACGAGGACATCGGCCCGGCAGCGCCCGTCGAGACCAAGAGAGGAACCTCCTGA